One genomic segment of Brassica napus cultivar Da-Ae chromosome A3, Da-Ae, whole genome shotgun sequence includes these proteins:
- the LOC106443927 gene encoding transcription factor MUTE → MSHIAVERNRRRQMNEHLKSLRSLTPCFYIKRGDQASIIGGVVEFIKELQQLVQVLESKKRRKTLNRPSFPYDHQTLEPSILAAAATTTNTTTRVPFSRIENVMTTSTFKEVGACCNSPHANVEAKISGSNVVLRVVSRRIEGQLVRIISVLEKLSLQVLHLNISSMEETVLYFFVVKIGLECHLSLEDLTLEVQKSFVPEVIVPTN, encoded by the exons ATGTCTCACATCGCTGTTGAGAGGAATCGAAGAAGGCAAATGAATGAGCATCTTAAATCCCTTCGTTCTTTGACTCCTTGTTTCTATATCAAAAGG GGAGATCAAGCTTCGATAATCGGAGGAGTGGTAGAGTTCATCAAAGAGCTTCAGCAACTGGTGCAAGTTCTCGAGTCTAAGAAACGTCGAAAGACACTAAACCGGCCTTCTTTTCCTTACGATCACCAAACACTCGAGCCATCCATATTAGCCGCAgccgccaccaccaccaacaCAACCACTAGAGTGCCGTTTAGTCGAATCGAGAATGTAATGACCACAAGCACATTCAAGGAAGTGGGAGCATGTTGCAATTCCCCTCATGCTAACGTCGAAGCCAAGATCTCAGGCTCTAACGTTGTACTGAGAGTTGTCTCTAGGCGAATTGAGGGGCAGCTGGTGAGGATCATATCTGTCTTGGAGAAACTATCTCTTCAGGTTCTTCATCTCAACATTAGCAGCATGGAGGAGACTGTGTTGTACTTCTTTGTTGTTAAG ATAGGACTGGAGTGTCACTTAAGCTTGGAGGATCTAACCCTTGAGGTTCAGAAAAGCTTTGTGCCTGAAGTCATCGTTCCTACCAACTAA
- the LOC106443926 gene encoding heavy metal-associated isoprenylated plant protein 32-like isoform X1: MSKEEFMNIQTCVLKVNIHCEGCKQKVKKILQKIEGVFTTKIDADQGKVTVSVSGSVDPLVLIEKLAKSGKHAEVWGAPKGNNNPNQSHDSHLVNQLKEMQIDNKKGSGGKNNNNDKCPKNVGSGGGGNNPHQIQKMKGFQDTKLPQQLKDLKGSVLENKNQNQPGAKFNVPEEEDDYFSDDDDEFTDAGDEDSDDDEFDDFPSPSNKMMMPNNQQMMMNANLGGGPTKNGGKGVYGSGKGEPNGGGGGKGDSGGAGNQNQGGGKNGGQNANGVHQQDGKNGGGPNVGKKLNGGGGGLPAGFIPMGGGVPPNISMPIGCLMGMGDPMGNIPAGLCPMGGAGPSNMTMPIGGLMGMGGLMGNIPAVHGLPATGASSIPPGYFQRAGPDPIQMQHQQQQQQYLAAVMNQQRAMENERFQPIMYARPPLAVNYMPPHIHLHQYPNPYDPYPYPPHGNDQYSHVSNEENTSSCDIM, translated from the coding sequence GTGTTTTCACGACCAAGATTGATGCAGACCAAGGGAAAGTGACTGTCTCTGTCTCCGGGAGCGTAGATCCTTTAGTTCTCATCGAGAAGCTCGCCAAATCTGGTAAACATGCTGAAGTCTGGGGAGCTCCAAAGGGCAACAACAATCCAAATCAGTCTCATGACTCTCACTTGGTGAATCAGTTAAAGGAAATGCAGATTGACAACAAAAAAGGCAGCGGTGGTAAGAACAATAACAACGATAAATGCCCGAAGAATGTTGGAAGTGGAGGTGGAGGTAACAATCCACACCAGATACAGAAGATGAAAGGGTTTCAAGATACGAAGCTTCCTCAGCAGTTAAAGGATTTGAAGGGCTCTGTTCTTGAGAACAAGAACCAAAACCAGCCAGGAGCAAAGTTCAATGTTCCTGAGGAGGAGGATGATTATTTTAGTGATGACGATGACGAGTTTACTGATGCTGGTGACGaggactctgatgatgatgagtttGATGATTTCCCTTCTCCGTCTAATAAGATGATGATGCCTAATAATCAACAGATGATGATGAACGCCAATCTTGGCGGTGGTCCCACCAAAAACGGCGGTAAGGGAGTTTACGGCAGTGGCAAAGGTGAACCGAACGGCGGTGGCGGTGGAAAAGGTGATTCTGGCGGCGCTGGAAATCAAAACCAAGGCGGAGGCAAGAACGGCGGCCAAAACGCCAATGGTGTACATCAACAAGATGGTAAAAATGGCGGTGGTCCAAACGTCGGAAAGAAGCTTAACGGCGGAGGTGGTGGACTTCCGGCCGGTTTTATTCCCATGGGAGGCGGAGTACCACCAAACATAAGCATGCCAATTGGTTGTCTAATGGGTATGGGTGATCCCATGGGAAATATTCCGGCCGGTTTATGTCCCATGGGAGGTGCAGGACCATCAAACATGACTATGCCAATAGGTGGTCTAATGGGTATGGGTGGTCTGATGGGGAATATTCCGGCGGTTCATGGATTACCGGCCACCGGTGCAAGCAGTATACCGCCAGGTTATTTCCAAAGGGCCGGGCCAGATCCAATTCAAATGcaacatcaacaacaacaacaacagtatTTAGCAGCGGTTATGAACCAGCAACGTGCTATGGAAAACGAACGGTTCCAACCAATTATGTACGCAAGGCCACCACTGGCAGTTAACTATATGCCACCGCACATACACCTACACCAATATCCGAATCCTTATGATCCATACCCGTATCCACCTCATGGGAATGATCAATACTCTCATGTCTCTAACGAGGAGAACACATCAAGCTGCGATATCATGTGA